In the Piscinibacter sp. XHJ-5 genome, one interval contains:
- a CDS encoding ScpA family protein produces the protein MPPPPAPVLPEEVDRVAMARLYGEPLFTLPQDLYIPPDALEVFLEAFEGPLDLLLYLIRKQNFNILDIPMADVTRQYLAYVEQIRKTNLELASEYLLMAAMLIEIKSRMLLPPKKTADGQEPEDPRAELVRRLIEYEQIKLAAARLDALPVLGRDFLRAQVVIEQSLTPRFPDVHPDELRAAWADILRRAKLTQHHTITREQLSVREHMSIVLRTLQGRRFVEFEDLFDVRRGTPVLVVTFIALLELAREHLLEITQAEAFAPIYVRLAYQPS, from the coding sequence ATGCCGCCGCCCCCCGCGCCGGTGCTGCCCGAGGAGGTGGACCGCGTCGCGATGGCGCGCCTGTACGGCGAGCCGCTGTTCACGCTGCCGCAGGACCTGTACATCCCGCCCGACGCGCTGGAGGTCTTCCTCGAGGCCTTCGAAGGTCCGCTGGACCTGCTGCTGTACCTGATCCGCAAGCAGAACTTCAACATCCTCGACATCCCGATGGCCGACGTGACGCGGCAGTACCTGGCGTATGTCGAGCAGATCCGCAAGACCAACCTCGAGCTGGCCAGCGAATATCTGCTGATGGCGGCGATGCTGATCGAGATCAAGTCGCGCATGCTGCTGCCGCCGAAGAAGACGGCCGACGGCCAGGAGCCGGAAGACCCGCGCGCCGAGCTGGTGCGCCGCCTCATCGAATACGAGCAGATCAAGCTGGCCGCCGCGCGGCTGGATGCCCTGCCGGTGCTGGGCCGCGATTTCCTGCGCGCGCAGGTCGTCATCGAGCAGTCGCTGACGCCGCGCTTTCCCGACGTGCATCCCGACGAACTGCGCGCGGCCTGGGCCGACATCCTGCGCCGCGCGAAGCTGACGCAGCACCACACGATCACGCGAGAGCAGCTTTCGGTGCGCGAGCACATGAGCATCGTGTTGCGCACGCTGCAAGGGCGCCGCTTCGTCGAGTTCGAAGACCTGTTCGACGTTCGCCGCGGCACGCCGGTGCTGGTGGTCACCTTCATCGCGCTGCTGGAGCTGGCGCGCGAGCACCTGCTGGAGATCACCCAGGCGGAAGCCTTCGCGCCGATCTACGTGCGGCTGGCCTACCAGCCGTCCTGA
- a CDS encoding CYTH and CHAD domain-containing protein, with product MHEVELKLQVPAACRSAVDAEVAGRHAAQRQRLQAAYFDTADRALARAGMALRVRREGRRWMQTLKADAVDGMTRFEHNVGLPATTSTDTFADPQLHAGTPAGDRLLEVLRGAPSPALQCLYRTDIRRRSRRVRTAHGTLELAFDEGEIVAGPRRLPVCELEIELLAGSPQAVIAAARRWVLRHRLWLDTRSKAARGDLLARGETMTPPCKAAAVELMREMSLAEGRRAVLGSCLQQIVANGSQVASGTFEDEHVHQLRIGLRRMRTALRVFPAEATPAALPLEAAVLFRRLGAARDRAAVAAPLAVALSEALAAAGLGFEAPAMPAPDDAADPAELMRLGPAQALLLELFAQTRQAAESAADDAPELRAALAHRIGRWHHKVRADAKRFHELDDVGRHTLRKRAKTLRYAIEFAASLFKPRAVERYLKPLRKLQECLGEIVDVMVALDAYRNRSSEDPHALFALGWLAGRKQELIARGDKPVRRFLKAEAFW from the coding sequence GTGCACGAGGTCGAGCTGAAGTTGCAGGTTCCGGCGGCCTGCCGAAGCGCCGTCGACGCCGAAGTGGCCGGGCGCCATGCGGCGCAGCGCCAACGCCTGCAGGCGGCCTACTTCGACACCGCCGACCGAGCGCTGGCTCGCGCCGGCATGGCGCTGCGCGTGCGGCGCGAGGGACGCCGGTGGATGCAGACGCTGAAAGCCGACGCGGTCGACGGCATGACGCGGTTCGAGCACAACGTGGGCCTGCCGGCGACGACCTCGACCGACACGTTCGCCGATCCGCAACTGCATGCCGGCACGCCGGCGGGCGATCGCCTGCTGGAGGTGCTGCGCGGCGCGCCATCGCCGGCGCTGCAATGCCTGTACCGCACCGACATCCGACGCCGCAGCCGCCGGGTGCGCACCGCGCACGGCACGCTGGAGCTGGCGTTCGACGAAGGCGAGATCGTGGCCGGGCCGCGCCGCCTTCCGGTGTGCGAGCTCGAGATCGAGCTGCTCGCCGGGTCGCCGCAAGCGGTGATCGCCGCCGCGCGGCGCTGGGTGCTGCGCCACCGGCTGTGGCTGGACACCCGCAGCAAGGCCGCGCGGGGCGACCTGCTGGCACGCGGCGAGACGATGACGCCGCCGTGCAAGGCCGCTGCCGTCGAGCTGATGCGCGAGATGTCGCTGGCCGAGGGACGGCGCGCCGTGCTGGGATCCTGCCTGCAACAGATCGTCGCCAACGGCAGCCAGGTGGCGAGCGGCACCTTCGAGGACGAGCACGTGCATCAGCTGCGCATCGGCCTGCGGCGCATGCGCACCGCGCTGCGCGTGTTTCCCGCCGAGGCCACTCCCGCCGCTCTGCCGTTGGAGGCCGCGGTGCTGTTTCGCCGTCTCGGGGCGGCGCGCGACCGAGCCGCCGTCGCCGCGCCGCTGGCCGTGGCGCTGAGCGAGGCCTTGGCGGCCGCAGGACTCGGCTTCGAGGCACCGGCGATGCCTGCGCCGGACGACGCGGCCGATCCGGCAGAGCTGATGCGCCTGGGACCGGCGCAGGCCTTGCTGCTGGAGCTGTTCGCGCAGACCCGGCAGGCCGCCGAGAGCGCGGCCGACGATGCGCCGGAACTTCGCGCCGCGCTGGCCCATCGGATCGGCCGCTGGCACCACAAGGTCCGCGCCGACGCCAAGCGCTTCCACGAGCTCGACGACGTCGGTCGCCACACGCTTCGCAAGCGAGCGAAGACACTGCGCTACGCCATCGAGTTCGCGGCGAGCCTGTTCAAGCCGCGTGCGGTCGAACGCTACCTCAAGCCGTTGCGCAAGCTGCAGGAATGCCTGGGCGAGATCGTGGACGTGATGGTGGCGCTGGACGCCTATCGCAACCGCAGCAGCGAGGATCCGCATGCGCTGTTCGCGCTCGGCTGGCTGGCTGGACGCAAGCAGGAGCTGATCGCGCGAGGCGACAAGCCGGTGCGAAGGTTCCTCAAGGCCGAGGCGTTCTGGTAG
- a CDS encoding DUF3460 family protein: MPLFWKPYKSDVTQFIEELKAMKPTLEDEQRAGRALLWDKRIDRDAQQEYREARVAQQPYVYQTKV, translated from the coding sequence ATGCCGCTGTTCTGGAAACCGTACAAGTCCGATGTCACGCAGTTCATCGAGGAGCTGAAGGCCATGAAGCCGACGCTCGAGGACGAGCAGCGCGCCGGGCGGGCCCTGCTGTGGGACAAGCGCATCGACCGCGACGCGCAGCAAGAGTACCGCGAAGCCCGCGTGGCGCAGCAGCCCTACGTCTACCAGACCAAGGTCTGA